In Leisingera sp. NJS204, the DNA window TTGGGTCACCGTGAAAGTGTCCGATGAAGGTGTAGGGATTGCTCCGGACAAGCTGCAAAAGGTGTTTGAACCCTTCTACACCACCAAACGCACGGGCGAGGGAACCGGTTTGGGCCTGTCCACGGCCTATGGCATTATTAAGCAGACCGGCGGCTACATCTTCGTCGACTCGGTCAAGGGGCACGGCACCCAGTTCACCCTGTTCTTTCCGGTCAACAAACAGCAGGCCGACCAGCTTGCCGCTGAAAAACCGGCCGAGATCACGGAGAAGGCTGTTGCCGCCCAGCACGGCGAGGGCGTGGTGCTGCTGGTCGAAGATGAGGCTCCGGTGCGGGCCTTTGCGTCCCGGGCTCTCAGGATGCGGGGCTATACGGTGCTGGAAGCCGAATCCGCCGAGGACGCATTGCGCACGCTGGAAGATCCCGGCCTGACGGTGGATGTGTTTGTCACCGATGTGGTGATGCCGGGCATGGATGGGCCCAGCTGGGTGCGCCAGGCGCTGAAAGAGCGCCCTGATACCCGGGTGGTGTTTGTCTCAGGTTATGCCGAAGGGGCCTTTGGCGAGGCTGACCCGGATGTTCCGAATTCGGTTTTCCTGCCCAAGCCGTTTTCGCTCAACCAGTTGACCGAAACGGTTCATGCGCAACTGCATTAAGGTTGAGAAATCCAGATCTGTAAAAGCCGCCGCTTCCGGCGGCTTTTTATGGTCAACGGGCTGGAATAGAATCGTACAGTTCAAATTCCACAGCACGCTTTCGCCGGACATGGTTCTGGACTTCCGGGCTTAGTGTCAGACTTGCCTGAGGGCTGACATTTTTGCGCTCCAGCCGGATTTCCACGTCCAGGCGCAACTCCAGGAACTGCTTCAACGTGTTCTGATCCTCATAGCGGAACAGATGGCTGACCTTGCAGCCATTTGGCTGTGGCTCCAGGAATTTCGCTTGACTGCCGACATTGGCAAAGGCGGGCGGTTTGCCTTTGCAATAGGCGTGCAGAAAGTCGTCAAAGCTGACATCCTTGGTCGAATTCGGGTTGCCATCCAGCGCCGGCCGCTGCCGGTACCTGTACCAGCTGCCCAGCCAGCTGACCGGCTCCCGCATCACTGCGGCGACCTCAAGTTCGGCTCCGCAGACCTTCTCAAACATCGGCCGGATCCAGCGGTTGTAGCGGTACAGCGGCGCGTGTTTCAGCTCCGGTGGGTCAGAGATCACCAGATCCGCCCGGTTGCGCAACGCCGCCTGAAAGGCGGTGGTGCCGGTTTTGGGAACGGAGAGGAGCGCCAGCCGTTCTTTGAAAAATATCATCATTCCGTTAACTGTCCGGTAAAATTTCTTGCTGCGGATTAACCATCAACCTTTCTTTAACACCCAGAGTTTGATGTGGGTACACAGAGTTTTCTGTTGCAATGTTCTCTTTTTGATCTCATAAGGAACAAGAGGTGAACAAAGCAGTGATTGCCGCACGCCCCGGTGTGTGACACATAGAAAGGGACAAGGGACTATGGCGGATCTTTTGACCATGAAAAATAAAGTAAGCGGTGACAAGCAAAAGGCGCTCGACAGCGCGCTTGCCCAGATTGAGCGGCAGTTCGGCAAGGGCTCCATCATGAAGCTTGGCGATGGCACGGCCTTGCAGGAGATCGAGGCCAGCTCGACCGGATCGCTGGGCCTGGACATCGCGCTGGGGATTGGCGGTCTGCCGATGGGCCGGATCATCGAAATCTACGGTCCGGAAAGCTCGGGCAAGACAACGCTAACGCTGCATTGCATTGCAGAACAGCAGAAAAAGGGCGGTGTCTGCGCCTTTGTCGACGCGGAACACGCGCTGGATCCGCAATATGCGGCCAAGCTGGGCGTCGACCTGGACGAGCTGCTGATTTCGCAGCCCGATACCGGCGAACAGGCGCTGGAAATCACCGATACGCTGGTGCGCTCCGGTGCGGTGAACATGGTCGTCGTCGACTCGGTGGCGGCGCTGACCCCCAAATCCGAGCTTGAGGGCGATATGGGCGACAGCAGTGTCGGCGTACAGGCCCGGCTGATGAGCCAGGCAATGCGCAAGCT includes these proteins:
- a CDS encoding gamma-glutamyl kinase → MMIFFKERLALLSVPKTGTTAFQAALRNRADLVISDPPELKHAPLYRYNRWIRPMFEKVCGAELEVAAVMREPVSWLGSWYRYRQRPALDGNPNSTKDVSFDDFLHAYCKGKPPAFANVGSQAKFLEPQPNGCKVSHLFRYEDQNTLKQFLELRLDVEIRLERKNVSPQASLTLSPEVQNHVRRKRAVEFELYDSIPAR
- the recA gene encoding recombinase RecA; the protein is MADLLTMKNKVSGDKQKALDSALAQIERQFGKGSIMKLGDGTALQEIEASSTGSLGLDIALGIGGLPMGRIIEIYGPESSGKTTLTLHCIAEQQKKGGVCAFVDAEHALDPQYAAKLGVDLDELLISQPDTGEQALEITDTLVRSGAVNMVVVDSVAALTPKSELEGDMGDSSVGVQARLMSQAMRKLTGSISRSKCMVIFINQIRMKIGVMFGSPETTTGGNALKFYSSVRLDIRRIGAIKDRDEVVGNSTRVKVVKNKVAPPFKQVEFDIMYGEGISKMGELLDLGVAAGVVNKSGAWFSYGDERIGQGRENAKTFLRDNAAIAIDIEDKIRASHGLEFDRPDVSGTDDILEA